The following are encoded together in the Cicer arietinum cultivar CDC Frontier isolate Library 1 chromosome 2, Cicar.CDCFrontier_v2.0, whole genome shotgun sequence genome:
- the LOC101506733 gene encoding putative pumilio homolog 7, chloroplastic, translating to MFNTNKDRINTKEDPPHLNFPPPQPHLNFPPQQQQQQPPQQQSPHMSHQQQQQQHPSHPPFNPRSNGFPFWSDQNLINNLNMDHEDHDELSMNLSAMTLLDEDHHHHPHHHHQGNNIIISKKKKIRVNNNVVDPMSHCWDFHAHNNTTHEDETVPLTPSRYHNMGIPKPTIGVSVSEGLMQKGNTFRVPQIGSSTGHVNNATASYYGCGHGNNVSSSATYYGCGYGRGVPYQPQNTSFASTYSNPYEQRVVYPPLPRRSFPMENDIRLGYGVGTNPVMYSTPTMPLQPNNAPSSTPLYYNPLRELHPPTRPIEDSFILQENNMRSECNSLLGSVGGVGTRRYPFSQEEVIPQLGSRFLSRRENGRVLVSNNDVNEEDDDFQQNLGMNFGSCLSDLQSYMSHMAKDQNGCRFLQKMVAEGTPEDMEMVFNGVIDNVVELMMDPFGNYLVQKLLEFCRDEQRFQIVLMLTREPGQLVRTSLNTHGTRVVQKLISTLKSRRQIALVRSAILPGFLDLIKDLNGNHVIQRCLQCLSVQDNELIHDAATKFLVEVATQQHGCCVLQRCIEFSKGKXXXKLVKEVCKNGFFLAQDAYGNYVVQFIIEMQYPSAIVKLTNQFKGNYVSLSMQKFSSHVVEKCLTYIAETRARIVQELLSVSHFEQMLQDPYANYVVQKALELTTGSVHASLVEAVKAHKILRTSPYCKRIFSKGLLKK from the exons ATGTTTAACACTAACAAAGACAGAATCAATACAAAAGAAGACCCACCACATCTTAATTTTCCACCACCACAACCACATCTTAATTTTCcaccacaacaacaacaacaacaaccacctCAACAACAATCACCTCATATGTCTCATcaacagcagcagcagcagcatcCATCACATCCTCCTTTCAACCCTCGCTCAAATGGGTTTCCTTTTTGGTCCGATCAGAACCTGATCAACAACTTGAACATGGATCATGAagatcatgatgagttgtctaTGAATCTTTCTGCAATGACCCTTTTGGATGaagatcatcatcatcatcctcatCACCATCATCAAGGTAACAACATCATTattagtaaaaagaaaaaaatcagagTAAACAACAATGTTGTTGATCCAATGAGTCATTGTTGGGATTTTCATGCACACAACAACACCACTCATGAAGATGAAACAGTACCATTAACCCCATCACGTTATCATAACATGGGTATACCAAAACCAACTATTGGGGTTTCAGTTTCTGAAGGTTTAATGCAGAAAGGTAACACCTTTAGAGTACCTCAAATCGGTTCTTCCACTGGCCATGTAAACAATGCTACTGCTTCTTATTATGGATGTGGTCATGGAAACAATGTTTCTTCTTCTGCTACTTATTATGGATGTGGTTATGGTAGAGGTGTTCCATACCAGCCTCAAAACACTTCTTTTGCTTCAACTTATTCTAACCCTTATGAACAACGTGTTGTTTATCCACCATTACCAAGAAGGTCTTTCCCAATGGAAAATGATATAAGATTAGGTTATGGTGTTGGAACAAATCCTGTCATGTACTCTACTCCAACCATGCCATTGCAACCAAACAATGCTCCTTCATCAACCCCTCTTTATTATAATCCCTTGAGGGAACTTCATCCTCCAACTAGACCTATTGAGGATAGTTTTATCCTACAAGAGAATAACATGAGAAGTGAGTGCAATTCATTGTTGGGTAGTGTTGGTGGTGTGGGTACAAGAAGGTATCCATTTTCACAAGAGGAAGTGATTCCTCAACTTGGTTCTCGTTTTCTTTCTAGACGTGAAAACGGTAGAGTTTTGGTGAGTAATAATGATGTGAATGAGGAGGATGATGATTTTCAGCAAAATTTGGGGATGAACTTTGGTTCTTGTTTGTCTGACCTTCAAAGCTATATGTCTCATATGGCAAAGGATCAGAATGGTTGTCGTTTTCTGCAGAAGATGGTTGCTGAAGGAACTCCTGAAGATATGGAAATGGTGTTTAATGGAGTTATTGATAATGTTGTTGAGCTTATGATGGACCCTTTTGGGAATTATCTTGTGCAAAAATTGCTTGAGTTTTGTAGGGATGAACAAAGGTTTCAGATTGTGCTTATGTTGACTAGAGAACCTGGTCAGCTAGTCAGAACCTCGTTAAACACACACgg GACAAGAGTGGTTCAGAAGCTGATTTCGACCCTCAAATCAAGGAGGCAAATTGCATTAGTGAGGTCTGCAATTCTACCTGGTTTTCTTGATCTAATTAAGGATTTGAATGGAAATCATGTCATACAACGTTGCTTGCAATGTCTAAGTGTTCAAGATAATGAG CTCATACATGATGCTGCTACTAAGTTCTTGGTTGAGGTAGCTACTCAACAACATGGTTGCTGTGTTCTGCAACGTTGCATTGAATTCTCCAAGGGAAAG NNNNNNNATAAGCTGGTTAAAGAAGTATGCAAAAATGGCTTCTTTCTTGCTCAAGATGCATATGG AAATTATGTTGTGCAGTTTATCATAGAGATGCAGTATCCAAGTGCCATAGTTAAATTGACTAATCAGTTCAAAGGAAACTATGTAAGCCTCTCCATGCAAAAGTTTAGTAGCCATGTGGTTGAAAAGTGCCTCACATATATTGCGGAGACTAGAGCAAGGATAGTTCAAGAATTGCTCTCTGTTTCTCATTTTGAGCAGATGCTCCAAGACCCATATGCCAACTATGTTGTTCAAAAAGCTCTCGAACTAACCACA GGATCTGTGCATGCATCTCTGGTTGAAGCTGTTAAAGCCCACAAAATCTTGCGTACCAGCCCATATTGCAAGAGGATTTTCTCAAAAGGCCTTCTTAAAAAGTGA